A stretch of Anas acuta chromosome 3, bAnaAcu1.1, whole genome shotgun sequence DNA encodes these proteins:
- the TLR5 gene encoding toll-like receptor 5 isoform X2: MKNKSVESTILQALLTDRFCRCPKMYTAVLRRTGSTTTSTLRFMMLHQQLVLVFGISLARDIFAPRCYSEAQVAMYNSCNLTAIPPVPKNTMKFLLNFNYIREVNAFSFPLLEHLLHLEIGSQYVSPVIIGKEAFRNLPNLRVLDLGQNEILQLDLDAFVGLTSLTELRLFHNNLGASILEERYFQDLISLEKLHLSGNQITKLQPHSLFYNLTVLKSVNLEFNDISKLCESNLTSFQGKHFSFFSLHDTYLYKINETVWAKCPNPFRNITFNLLDVSHNGWSTERVQHFCTAIKGTPINTLSFSFHTMGSGFGYNNLKNPDDDTFTGLAKSDLRVLDISNGYIFSLNSLTFKSLGNLESLNLFRNKVNQIQRQAFFGLGKLMFLNLSSNLLGELYDYTFEGLHSVIYIDLQQNHIGMIGQKSFSKLVNLKGINLRDNAIKKLPSLPRLTYAFLGENKLMSVSDTAIAATYLELERNWLADLGDLYVIFQVPGVQYIFLKQNRFSYCEKSVTVTENNQLIFMDLGENMLQLVWERGSCLDVFRPLSKLQVLLLNNNYLNALPQGIFSGLISLEGLNLASNLLSHLSPGIFPKSLRHLNLSGNQLFSPEPEVFMSLRTLDITHNSYVCDCTLKSLLVWLNETNVTLAGSQFDRYCVYPPMLAGEPLSFLTHDCDEDELQQTLRFSVFIFTSTTLLMFSMAVIIFTRCRGICFVWYKTITKQLIDRHPPAAGTSEYKYDAYLCYSKNDFEWVQNSLLKRLDSQYFDKNRFTLCFEERDFMPGEEHINNIRDAIWNSRKTICIVTRQFLKDGWCVEAFNFAQSRYFSDLKDVLIMVVVGSLSQYQLMKHKPIRIYLQRSQYLRWPEDYQDIEWFLNNLSYQILKEKKVQRNVDGIELQTVATLSH; encoded by the exons atgaagaacaagTCTGTGGAGAGCA CTATACTGCAGGCCCTGCTCACTGACCGCTTCTGTCGATGTCCTAAGATGTACACAGCTGTGCTGAGAAGGACAGGCAGCACTACAACATCCACTCTCAG ATTCATGATGTTACATCAACAGCTAGTACTTGTTTTTGGAATATCACTAGCTAGAGATATATTTGCACCTAGATGTTATTCAGAAGCCCAAGTTGCCATGTATAATTCGTGCAACCTCACAGCTATTCCACCTGTGCCAAAGAACACCATGAAGTTTTTGCTAAATTTCAACTATATCAGAGAAGtgaatgcattttcatttccactgcTGGAGCATTTGTTGCACTTGGAAATTGGAAGCCAATATGTCTCACCTGTTATCATAGGAAAAGAAGCTTTCAGGAACCTGCCAAACCTCCGTGTCTTAGACTTAGGACAAAATGAGATTCTTCAGCTGGATCTTGATGCTTTTGTGGGCTTGACAAGTTTGACTGAACTCCGGCTGTTTCACAACAACCTTGGAGCTTCCATCCTGGAGGAGCGTTACTTTCAAGATTTGATCTCATTAGAAAAATTGCATCTTTCAGGAAACCAAATAACAAAACTTCAGCCTCATTCCTTGTTTTATAATCTAACAGTCTTGAAAAGTGTGAACCTGGAATTCAATGACATATCCAAACTGTGTGAAAGCAATCTTACCAGCTTCCaaggaaaacacttttcattttttagccTCCATGATACTTATTTGTATAAGATTAATGAAACCGTCTGGGCCAAATGCCCAAATCCTTTCAGAAACATTACCTTTAACTTACTGGACGTTAGTCATAATGGCTGGAGCACAGAGAGAGTCCAGCATTTCTGTACAGCCATTAAAGGGACTCCAATCAATACTTTAAGTTTTAGCTTTCATACAATGGGCTCAGGATTTGGATACAATAACTTAAAAAACCCAGATGATGATACATTTACAGGGCTAGCAAAAAGTGATCTTCGTGTGCTTGATATTTCCAATGGttacattttctctctcaatTCATTAACCTTTAAAAGCCTTGGTAATCTGGAATCACTAAACCTTTTCAGAAACAAGGTGAATCAGATCCAAAGGCAAGCATTTTTTGGCTTgggaaaattaatgtttctcAATCTCTCAAGTAATCTTTTAGGTGAGTTGTATGATTATACTTTTGAGGGGTTACATAGTGTAATATACATTGATTTGCAGCAAAACCATATTGGCATGATTGGTCAAAAATCATTCAGTAAATTAGTAAATCTGAAAGGAATCAATCTGAGAGACAACGCCATTAAAAaactcccttcccttccacGTCTGACATATGCCTTTTTAGGTGAAAATAAGTTAATGTCTGTATCTGACACAGCAATAGCTGCCACGTATCttgaattagaaagaaattggTTGGCAGATCTGGGTGACCTGTATGTTATTTTCCAAGTTCCAGGTGTGCAGTATATCTTCTTAAAACAGAATCGCTTCTCTTACTGTGAGAAAAGTGTTactgttacagaaaataatcagtTAATTTTTATGGATCTAGGAGAAAACATGTTACAGCTTGTGTGGGAGAGAGGTTCATGTCTGGATGTGTTCAGGCCACTGTCCAAACTTCAGGTTCTACTTCTGAACAACAACTACCTTAATGCTCTTCCACAGGGAATTTTTAGTGGCCTAATATCTCTAGAAGGACTTAATTTGGCTTCCAACCTCTTGTCTCATCTCTCTCCTGGGATTTTTCCAAAAAGCCTAAGACACCTAAACTTGTCTGGAAACcagcttttttcccctgagcCTGAAGTCTTTATGTCTTTGAGAACTCTGGATATAACACATAACAGCTATGTCTGTGATTGTACTTTAAAGAGCCTACTAGTGTGGCTAAATGAAACCAATGTAACTCTAGCTGGCTCACAGTTTGACAGGTACTGTGTGTACCCACCTATGTTGGCAGGGGAACCACTATCATTTCTGACACATGATTGCGATGAAGATGAACTCCAGCAGACACTCAGATTCTCAGTATTCATCTTCACGTCCACCACCCTTCTAATGTTTTCAATGGCAGTCATCATTTTTACTCGCTGTCGTGGGATTTGTTTTGTCTGGTATAAAACTATCACAAAACAATTGATAGACAGACATCCACCAGCAGCAGGTACAAGTGAATACAAGTATGATGCATATTTGTGCTACagcaaaaatgattttgaatggGTCCAGAATTCTTTGCTAAAGCGCCTGGATTCACAGTATTTtgataaaaacagatttacCTTGTGCTTTGAGGAACGAGATTTCATGCCTGGGGAAGAACATATCAACAATATTCGTGATGCCATTtggaacagcagaaaaacaatttgCATTGTGACCAGACAGTTTCTCAAAGATGGGTGGTGTGTGGAAGCCTTTAATTTTGCCCAGAGCAGGTACTTTAGTGATCTGAAAGATGTCCTCATTATGGTAGTAGTTGGGTCACTTTCTCAGTATCAACTGATGAAGCACAAACCAATTCGAATCTATTTACAAAGGAGTCAATATCTGCGATGGCCTGAAGATTATCAAGATATAGAATGGTTTTTAAATAACCTTTCTTACcaaattctgaaggaaaaaaaagtgcaaaggaATGTCGATGGTATAGAGCTGCAGACTGTAGCGACACTCTCACATTGA
- the TLR5 gene encoding toll-like receptor 5 isoform X3 has translation MYTAVLRRTGSTTTSTLRFMMLHQQLVLVFGISLARDIFAPRCYSEAQVAMYNSCNLTAIPPVPKNTMKFLLNFNYIREVNAFSFPLLEHLLHLEIGSQYVSPVIIGKEAFRNLPNLRVLDLGQNEILQLDLDAFVGLTSLTELRLFHNNLGASILEERYFQDLISLEKLHLSGNQITKLQPHSLFYNLTVLKSVNLEFNDISKLCESNLTSFQGKHFSFFSLHDTYLYKINETVWAKCPNPFRNITFNLLDVSHNGWSTERVQHFCTAIKGTPINTLSFSFHTMGSGFGYNNLKNPDDDTFTGLAKSDLRVLDISNGYIFSLNSLTFKSLGNLESLNLFRNKVNQIQRQAFFGLGKLMFLNLSSNLLGELYDYTFEGLHSVIYIDLQQNHIGMIGQKSFSKLVNLKGINLRDNAIKKLPSLPRLTYAFLGENKLMSVSDTAIAATYLELERNWLADLGDLYVIFQVPGVQYIFLKQNRFSYCEKSVTVTENNQLIFMDLGENMLQLVWERGSCLDVFRPLSKLQVLLLNNNYLNALPQGIFSGLISLEGLNLASNLLSHLSPGIFPKSLRHLNLSGNQLFSPEPEVFMSLRTLDITHNSYVCDCTLKSLLVWLNETNVTLAGSQFDRYCVYPPMLAGEPLSFLTHDCDEDELQQTLRFSVFIFTSTTLLMFSMAVIIFTRCRGICFVWYKTITKQLIDRHPPAAGTSEYKYDAYLCYSKNDFEWVQNSLLKRLDSQYFDKNRFTLCFEERDFMPGEEHINNIRDAIWNSRKTICIVTRQFLKDGWCVEAFNFAQSRYFSDLKDVLIMVVVGSLSQYQLMKHKPIRIYLQRSQYLRWPEDYQDIEWFLNNLSYQILKEKKVQRNVDGIELQTVATLSH, from the exons ATGTACACAGCTGTGCTGAGAAGGACAGGCAGCACTACAACATCCACTCTCAG ATTCATGATGTTACATCAACAGCTAGTACTTGTTTTTGGAATATCACTAGCTAGAGATATATTTGCACCTAGATGTTATTCAGAAGCCCAAGTTGCCATGTATAATTCGTGCAACCTCACAGCTATTCCACCTGTGCCAAAGAACACCATGAAGTTTTTGCTAAATTTCAACTATATCAGAGAAGtgaatgcattttcatttccactgcTGGAGCATTTGTTGCACTTGGAAATTGGAAGCCAATATGTCTCACCTGTTATCATAGGAAAAGAAGCTTTCAGGAACCTGCCAAACCTCCGTGTCTTAGACTTAGGACAAAATGAGATTCTTCAGCTGGATCTTGATGCTTTTGTGGGCTTGACAAGTTTGACTGAACTCCGGCTGTTTCACAACAACCTTGGAGCTTCCATCCTGGAGGAGCGTTACTTTCAAGATTTGATCTCATTAGAAAAATTGCATCTTTCAGGAAACCAAATAACAAAACTTCAGCCTCATTCCTTGTTTTATAATCTAACAGTCTTGAAAAGTGTGAACCTGGAATTCAATGACATATCCAAACTGTGTGAAAGCAATCTTACCAGCTTCCaaggaaaacacttttcattttttagccTCCATGATACTTATTTGTATAAGATTAATGAAACCGTCTGGGCCAAATGCCCAAATCCTTTCAGAAACATTACCTTTAACTTACTGGACGTTAGTCATAATGGCTGGAGCACAGAGAGAGTCCAGCATTTCTGTACAGCCATTAAAGGGACTCCAATCAATACTTTAAGTTTTAGCTTTCATACAATGGGCTCAGGATTTGGATACAATAACTTAAAAAACCCAGATGATGATACATTTACAGGGCTAGCAAAAAGTGATCTTCGTGTGCTTGATATTTCCAATGGttacattttctctctcaatTCATTAACCTTTAAAAGCCTTGGTAATCTGGAATCACTAAACCTTTTCAGAAACAAGGTGAATCAGATCCAAAGGCAAGCATTTTTTGGCTTgggaaaattaatgtttctcAATCTCTCAAGTAATCTTTTAGGTGAGTTGTATGATTATACTTTTGAGGGGTTACATAGTGTAATATACATTGATTTGCAGCAAAACCATATTGGCATGATTGGTCAAAAATCATTCAGTAAATTAGTAAATCTGAAAGGAATCAATCTGAGAGACAACGCCATTAAAAaactcccttcccttccacGTCTGACATATGCCTTTTTAGGTGAAAATAAGTTAATGTCTGTATCTGACACAGCAATAGCTGCCACGTATCttgaattagaaagaaattggTTGGCAGATCTGGGTGACCTGTATGTTATTTTCCAAGTTCCAGGTGTGCAGTATATCTTCTTAAAACAGAATCGCTTCTCTTACTGTGAGAAAAGTGTTactgttacagaaaataatcagtTAATTTTTATGGATCTAGGAGAAAACATGTTACAGCTTGTGTGGGAGAGAGGTTCATGTCTGGATGTGTTCAGGCCACTGTCCAAACTTCAGGTTCTACTTCTGAACAACAACTACCTTAATGCTCTTCCACAGGGAATTTTTAGTGGCCTAATATCTCTAGAAGGACTTAATTTGGCTTCCAACCTCTTGTCTCATCTCTCTCCTGGGATTTTTCCAAAAAGCCTAAGACACCTAAACTTGTCTGGAAACcagcttttttcccctgagcCTGAAGTCTTTATGTCTTTGAGAACTCTGGATATAACACATAACAGCTATGTCTGTGATTGTACTTTAAAGAGCCTACTAGTGTGGCTAAATGAAACCAATGTAACTCTAGCTGGCTCACAGTTTGACAGGTACTGTGTGTACCCACCTATGTTGGCAGGGGAACCACTATCATTTCTGACACATGATTGCGATGAAGATGAACTCCAGCAGACACTCAGATTCTCAGTATTCATCTTCACGTCCACCACCCTTCTAATGTTTTCAATGGCAGTCATCATTTTTACTCGCTGTCGTGGGATTTGTTTTGTCTGGTATAAAACTATCACAAAACAATTGATAGACAGACATCCACCAGCAGCAGGTACAAGTGAATACAAGTATGATGCATATTTGTGCTACagcaaaaatgattttgaatggGTCCAGAATTCTTTGCTAAAGCGCCTGGATTCACAGTATTTtgataaaaacagatttacCTTGTGCTTTGAGGAACGAGATTTCATGCCTGGGGAAGAACATATCAACAATATTCGTGATGCCATTtggaacagcagaaaaacaatttgCATTGTGACCAGACAGTTTCTCAAAGATGGGTGGTGTGTGGAAGCCTTTAATTTTGCCCAGAGCAGGTACTTTAGTGATCTGAAAGATGTCCTCATTATGGTAGTAGTTGGGTCACTTTCTCAGTATCAACTGATGAAGCACAAACCAATTCGAATCTATTTACAAAGGAGTCAATATCTGCGATGGCCTGAAGATTATCAAGATATAGAATGGTTTTTAAATAACCTTTCTTACcaaattctgaaggaaaaaaaagtgcaaaggaATGTCGATGGTATAGAGCTGCAGACTGTAGCGACACTCTCACATTGA
- the TLR5 gene encoding toll-like receptor 5 isoform X1, which translates to MGEACEQRVSGLQQALLGGSAHRRASSAGAILQALLTDRFCRCPKMYTAVLRRTGSTTTSTLRFMMLHQQLVLVFGISLARDIFAPRCYSEAQVAMYNSCNLTAIPPVPKNTMKFLLNFNYIREVNAFSFPLLEHLLHLEIGSQYVSPVIIGKEAFRNLPNLRVLDLGQNEILQLDLDAFVGLTSLTELRLFHNNLGASILEERYFQDLISLEKLHLSGNQITKLQPHSLFYNLTVLKSVNLEFNDISKLCESNLTSFQGKHFSFFSLHDTYLYKINETVWAKCPNPFRNITFNLLDVSHNGWSTERVQHFCTAIKGTPINTLSFSFHTMGSGFGYNNLKNPDDDTFTGLAKSDLRVLDISNGYIFSLNSLTFKSLGNLESLNLFRNKVNQIQRQAFFGLGKLMFLNLSSNLLGELYDYTFEGLHSVIYIDLQQNHIGMIGQKSFSKLVNLKGINLRDNAIKKLPSLPRLTYAFLGENKLMSVSDTAIAATYLELERNWLADLGDLYVIFQVPGVQYIFLKQNRFSYCEKSVTVTENNQLIFMDLGENMLQLVWERGSCLDVFRPLSKLQVLLLNNNYLNALPQGIFSGLISLEGLNLASNLLSHLSPGIFPKSLRHLNLSGNQLFSPEPEVFMSLRTLDITHNSYVCDCTLKSLLVWLNETNVTLAGSQFDRYCVYPPMLAGEPLSFLTHDCDEDELQQTLRFSVFIFTSTTLLMFSMAVIIFTRCRGICFVWYKTITKQLIDRHPPAAGTSEYKYDAYLCYSKNDFEWVQNSLLKRLDSQYFDKNRFTLCFEERDFMPGEEHINNIRDAIWNSRKTICIVTRQFLKDGWCVEAFNFAQSRYFSDLKDVLIMVVVGSLSQYQLMKHKPIRIYLQRSQYLRWPEDYQDIEWFLNNLSYQILKEKKVQRNVDGIELQTVATLSH; encoded by the exons ATGGGCGAAGCCTGCGAGCAGAGGGTCAGCGGCTTGCAGCAGGCTTTGCTTGGAGGCAGCGCACATCGCAGGGCAAGCAGTGCTGGAG CTATACTGCAGGCCCTGCTCACTGACCGCTTCTGTCGATGTCCTAAGATGTACACAGCTGTGCTGAGAAGGACAGGCAGCACTACAACATCCACTCTCAG ATTCATGATGTTACATCAACAGCTAGTACTTGTTTTTGGAATATCACTAGCTAGAGATATATTTGCACCTAGATGTTATTCAGAAGCCCAAGTTGCCATGTATAATTCGTGCAACCTCACAGCTATTCCACCTGTGCCAAAGAACACCATGAAGTTTTTGCTAAATTTCAACTATATCAGAGAAGtgaatgcattttcatttccactgcTGGAGCATTTGTTGCACTTGGAAATTGGAAGCCAATATGTCTCACCTGTTATCATAGGAAAAGAAGCTTTCAGGAACCTGCCAAACCTCCGTGTCTTAGACTTAGGACAAAATGAGATTCTTCAGCTGGATCTTGATGCTTTTGTGGGCTTGACAAGTTTGACTGAACTCCGGCTGTTTCACAACAACCTTGGAGCTTCCATCCTGGAGGAGCGTTACTTTCAAGATTTGATCTCATTAGAAAAATTGCATCTTTCAGGAAACCAAATAACAAAACTTCAGCCTCATTCCTTGTTTTATAATCTAACAGTCTTGAAAAGTGTGAACCTGGAATTCAATGACATATCCAAACTGTGTGAAAGCAATCTTACCAGCTTCCaaggaaaacacttttcattttttagccTCCATGATACTTATTTGTATAAGATTAATGAAACCGTCTGGGCCAAATGCCCAAATCCTTTCAGAAACATTACCTTTAACTTACTGGACGTTAGTCATAATGGCTGGAGCACAGAGAGAGTCCAGCATTTCTGTACAGCCATTAAAGGGACTCCAATCAATACTTTAAGTTTTAGCTTTCATACAATGGGCTCAGGATTTGGATACAATAACTTAAAAAACCCAGATGATGATACATTTACAGGGCTAGCAAAAAGTGATCTTCGTGTGCTTGATATTTCCAATGGttacattttctctctcaatTCATTAACCTTTAAAAGCCTTGGTAATCTGGAATCACTAAACCTTTTCAGAAACAAGGTGAATCAGATCCAAAGGCAAGCATTTTTTGGCTTgggaaaattaatgtttctcAATCTCTCAAGTAATCTTTTAGGTGAGTTGTATGATTATACTTTTGAGGGGTTACATAGTGTAATATACATTGATTTGCAGCAAAACCATATTGGCATGATTGGTCAAAAATCATTCAGTAAATTAGTAAATCTGAAAGGAATCAATCTGAGAGACAACGCCATTAAAAaactcccttcccttccacGTCTGACATATGCCTTTTTAGGTGAAAATAAGTTAATGTCTGTATCTGACACAGCAATAGCTGCCACGTATCttgaattagaaagaaattggTTGGCAGATCTGGGTGACCTGTATGTTATTTTCCAAGTTCCAGGTGTGCAGTATATCTTCTTAAAACAGAATCGCTTCTCTTACTGTGAGAAAAGTGTTactgttacagaaaataatcagtTAATTTTTATGGATCTAGGAGAAAACATGTTACAGCTTGTGTGGGAGAGAGGTTCATGTCTGGATGTGTTCAGGCCACTGTCCAAACTTCAGGTTCTACTTCTGAACAACAACTACCTTAATGCTCTTCCACAGGGAATTTTTAGTGGCCTAATATCTCTAGAAGGACTTAATTTGGCTTCCAACCTCTTGTCTCATCTCTCTCCTGGGATTTTTCCAAAAAGCCTAAGACACCTAAACTTGTCTGGAAACcagcttttttcccctgagcCTGAAGTCTTTATGTCTTTGAGAACTCTGGATATAACACATAACAGCTATGTCTGTGATTGTACTTTAAAGAGCCTACTAGTGTGGCTAAATGAAACCAATGTAACTCTAGCTGGCTCACAGTTTGACAGGTACTGTGTGTACCCACCTATGTTGGCAGGGGAACCACTATCATTTCTGACACATGATTGCGATGAAGATGAACTCCAGCAGACACTCAGATTCTCAGTATTCATCTTCACGTCCACCACCCTTCTAATGTTTTCAATGGCAGTCATCATTTTTACTCGCTGTCGTGGGATTTGTTTTGTCTGGTATAAAACTATCACAAAACAATTGATAGACAGACATCCACCAGCAGCAGGTACAAGTGAATACAAGTATGATGCATATTTGTGCTACagcaaaaatgattttgaatggGTCCAGAATTCTTTGCTAAAGCGCCTGGATTCACAGTATTTtgataaaaacagatttacCTTGTGCTTTGAGGAACGAGATTTCATGCCTGGGGAAGAACATATCAACAATATTCGTGATGCCATTtggaacagcagaaaaacaatttgCATTGTGACCAGACAGTTTCTCAAAGATGGGTGGTGTGTGGAAGCCTTTAATTTTGCCCAGAGCAGGTACTTTAGTGATCTGAAAGATGTCCTCATTATGGTAGTAGTTGGGTCACTTTCTCAGTATCAACTGATGAAGCACAAACCAATTCGAATCTATTTACAAAGGAGTCAATATCTGCGATGGCCTGAAGATTATCAAGATATAGAATGGTTTTTAAATAACCTTTCTTACcaaattctgaaggaaaaaaaagtgcaaaggaATGTCGATGGTATAGAGCTGCAGACTGTAGCGACACTCTCACATTGA